The following coding sequences are from one Perognathus longimembris pacificus isolate PPM17 chromosome 13, ASM2315922v1, whole genome shotgun sequence window:
- the LOC125361817 gene encoding olfactory receptor-like protein OLF2, with amino-acid sequence MIVKNHTMFTDFVFLGLSGKQDVQQGLFVFFLLVYGVTVIANLGMILLIQRDSRLHTPMYYFLSNLSFSDVCYSSTVSPKMLADFLSEQKRIPYNLCAIQMYFFGAFADVECLMLAVMAYDRYAAICNPLRYTVTMSRRICTQLVGAAYIVGLVDSAIHTCCTFRLSFCKSNVINHFFCDIPPLLALSCSDTSINEIVMFTFIGCVVGCSIVTVLFSYIYILATIFRMKSSQGRYKAFSTCGSHLIAVAIFHGTLLFMYFRPSSSYSMDTDKMASVFYTVMIPMLNPLIYSLRNKDVKGALKKAIHNELCPR; translated from the coding sequence ATGATTGTTAAGAATCATACTATGTTTACAGACTTCGTGTTTTTAGGACTTTCTGGCAAACAGGATGTTCAGCAAGGGCTCTTTgtgttttttctccttgtttATGGTGTCACTGTGATTGCCAATCTAGGAATGATACTGCTGATTCAGAGGGACTCCAGACTTCACACACCTATGTATTATTTCCTGAGCAACCTGTCTTTCTCTGATGTCTGCTACTCCTCTACTGTGTCTCCTAAGATGCTGGCTGATTTCTTATCTGAACAAAAGAGGATACCATATAATTTATGTGCCATTCAGATGTATTTTTTTGGAGCCTTTGCAGACGTAGAATGTCTCATGTTAGCTGTCATGGCCTATGATCGATATGCTGCCATTTGCAATCCACTTCGATACACAGTTACAATGTCCAGAAGGATCTGTACCCAGCTGGTAGGTGCTGCTTACATTGTAGGCTTGGTGGACTCAGCCATCCACACTTGCTGCACGTTTCGATTGTCCTTCTGCAAGTCCAATGTGATCAACCACTTCTTCTGTGATATCCCACCTTTGCTAGCTCTCTCTTGCTCAGATACCTCCATCAATGAGATAGTGATGTTCACATTCATTGGCTGTGTTGTGGGATGCAGTATAGTCACCGTCCTCTTCTCCTACATCTACATCCTAGCTACCATTTTCAGGATGAAGTCTTCCCAGGGCAGATACAAAGCCTTCTCTacatgtggctcacacctaatagCAGTGGCTATATTTCATGGCACACTCCTATTCATGTATTTCCGACCTAGCTCAAGTTACTCAATGGATACAGACAAAATGGCATCTGTGTTCTATACAGTCATGATCCCTATGTTGAACCCATTGATCTATAGCTTAAGAAATAAGGATGTGAAAGGAGCTCTCAAAAAAGCAATTCACAACGAATTGTGCCCCAGGTGA